The genomic DNA CGGGCAGGTTCTGCGGGGAAATCCAATCTCCCTCGGCCAGCAGGACCGCGCGCTCCATGGCGTTCTCGAGTTCACGCACGTTTCCGGGCCAGGAATAGGCGGTCAGGAGCGCCTCGGTGCCGGGGCCGAAACCGAGCACGGGCGGCTCCCGGTTGAGCTCCCGGTTGAAGCGGGTGAGGAAGGTGCGGGCCAACAGGGGAATGTCCCCGGGACGCTCCCGCAGGGGGGGCACGCGCACGTTCACCACGTTGAGCCGGTAGTACAGGTCCTCCCGGAACTCCCCCCGCTCCACCAAGCGTCCCAGGTCACGCAACGTGGCGGCGAGGACGCGCACGTCCACCTTCTCCGCGCGGTTCTCCCCCACGGGGCGGATCTCCCCCTCCTGTAGCACGCGCAACAGCTTCACCTGGGCGGGCGCGGTCAGTTCCCCCACCTCGTCGAGGAAGAGCGTACCCCCATCGGCCTCGCTGAACAGGCCGCGCCGGGAAGTGCGCGCGTCGGTGAAGGCGCCCTTGGCATGTCCGAAGAGCTCACTCTCGATGAGGCCCGCGGCGATGGCGCCACAGTTGACGGCCACGAAGGGCATGGCGGCCCGGGGCGAGCGCGCATGCAGGGCCCGCGCGACGAGTTCCTTGCCCGTCCCGCTCTCCCCGGTGATGAGGACGGTGGTGCCCACGGGCGCGAGCCGCTCCACCTGCCGCATCACCGCGCGCATGGGCTCGCTCTCCCCCAGGATGTTCTCGCCCGCCGCCGCCCCGCCCGCGCCTTGCAGCCGCCGGTTCTCGCGCAGCAGGCGCTCGCGCTCCTCCGCCTTGCGCAGGACGAAGACGATCTCCTCGGGCTTGAAGGGCTTGCGCACGTAGTCGTACGCACCGGCCCCCACCGCCTCGAGCGCCTGTTCCTGGGAGCCATAGGCGCTCATCACCACCACCGTCAGGGACGGGTGCTCGACGAGGGCCTGGCGCAGCACGGACAGGCCGTCCCTGCGAGGCATGCGCACATCGCACAACAGCACGTCATAGCCCCGCGCGGACAACTCCCGGAGCGCCTCCTCGCCATCGGCCACGGTCCGCACCTCGTAGCCCAGCTCCGACAACACCAGGCCGAGCACATGGCGGATGGAGGGCTCGTCGTCGGCGATGAGGATGCTGCGGAAGAGAAGAGCCATGGGGGCGCGCCAGGAAGAAGTAACCCACGAAGGGGGGGCTCGGCCAGGGGACCCCCGTCAGGTCGCGGGCAGACACAGGCAGAAGCGCGCGCCTCCCTCCGGGATGTTCTCCGCCCACAGCCGCCCTTTCATCGACTCGGCCAGGTGCAGCGAGACCGCGAGCCCCATGCCCGTGCCCTGACCGGGCTGCTTGGTGGTGAAGAAGGGCTCGAACAGGCGGGGCATCACCTCGGCCGCGATGCCCGGCCCCGTGTCCTCCACCACCAGCGTGGCTTCACTCCCCTCTCCATGCGAGGACACGCGCACCACGCCCTTGCCCTCCATGGCCTGCACCGCGTTGAGCAACAGGTTGATCACGATCTGTGACAGGGAGCCCGGGTCCGCCCACGCGAACAGTCCGGGCACGAGCGCGAACTCCCACCGCACCAGGGAGAAGTCCCGTCCGGCCTTCACGAGTTGCACGCACGTCTCCACCACGCGCCCCACGTCCACCGGCTCCAACCGCGCCTGTCCCGGGCGGCCAATCTCCAGAAGACCCCTCACGATGCCGTCGATGCGCTGCACCTCTTGATCGATGCGCGCCAGGTACTCGCGCACCTCGGGCTCCGTCGTGCGGGCCCTGGCCAACGACAGGTAGCCGAGGATGCCGGCCAGCGGATTGCCCACCTCGTGGGCGACCCCCGCGGCGAGCCGGCCCACGGTGGCCAGCCGTTCCGCGGCGACCAGCTCCGTGCGCGCCAGGCTCAAGCGCACATTGGCGGCTCGCAGCGCCTCCAGTTGGTCGCGCGTGGTCTCCTGCTCCTCGCGCAGGGCCCCCTTCATCCGGGAGAGGGCGCGTTGGATGCGCGAGAGCAACGGCCCCGGACTCTCCGGCAGGGACACGTCCAGTTCCAGCCGGCCGAGCTGCTCCACCACCTGCTCGGTCCGCCGCAGGGGCCGCCCCACCATGAAGTCCAGCACCGCGTACGACACGGCCGTGAGCAACACCAGATCCAGCCCCAACAGGAAGGGCAGGGAGCCGAGGGTGCGTGTCAGGGACGCGCTGTCCAGGGCCCCCTGGGCCACGCACTGGCGAACCAGGTCCATCAACGACAAGAGCGGGCGCTGCAGGGTCAGCCAGGTCAGTCCCGTCCCCACCGCGCTGAACAGGAAGGCGACACTGGCGATGCGCCACTTCATGGGCCCGGGCCCCGCCTCACCGCAATCCCGTCAGCAACACGTTCATGGGCACGGGCAGGACCTCGCTCAACCACGGGCCGAGCAGCATCACCTCGAGCGCCGCGACCGCCAGCCAGGGTCCGAAGGGGATGTTGGTGGGACCCGGCACCCAGTCATCCTCTTCCTCTTCCTCCCGCGCTGCCTCCGGAGGCGTTGCCTCTGGTCCGGGCACGGCCTCCAGGGCGGCGGGTGCATCGGCCTCGGGTGTCGGCGCGGGCGCGGCGTCGGTGTCCTCCTCCGGAGCCGGTCCCGCCCGTCCGTAGATGAGCAGCATCACCGAGCCCACCACGGCCCCTTGCAGCGAGGACAGGAAGATGACCCCGAGCAAGGCCTTCCACGACAGGAAGGCCCCGATGAGCGCGAGCAGATCCTTGTCACCCGCGCCCAACGCTTCCTTCTTGAAGATCTTCTCCCCCAGCCACTCCATCGCCCAGAAGACGAGGAAGCCCGCCACCGCGCCGATGACGGAGTCGATCAGCCGCGGAATGCCCAGTGGCACCGACAACACCACTCCGGCGGCGATGCCCGGCCACGTCAGCTCCTGCGGGAGGATCCAATGTTCCAGATCAATGAAGGCGAGCGGCACGAGCAGCAGCACGAACACCAGCGCCAGGACGAGTTCGGGGGTCCAACCGAACCGGCGCTGACACGCGAAGAAGAGCGCCGCGGTGAGCAGCTCGATGAGCGGATAGCGCCAGGAGATGGGCGCGTGGCATCCCCGGCAACGTCCGCGCAGGGCGAGCCAGGAAAGAACGGGGATGTTCTCGAACCAGGTGAGCTGTCGTCCACAGTGGGGGCAACGTGAGCGGGGCCTCACGATGCTCTCCCCCGCGGGCACACGGGCGATCACGACATTCAGGAAACTGCCGAAGAGCAGGCCCATGACGATCACCAACACCCTGGCCACGCCGTCCACCGCCTGAGGAGTCACTGTCTTCCGCGTCCCTTCTTTGTCAGTCCAATCCGGGGATTCGCAGCATAGAGCCCGTCCTCGGCCCGCGGGCAGACCATTCCTGTCACTTGGGTGACAAAAATGGGCACTCGTTACCTGCCTGGATACCCCCCGCGCCGGCGTAAGTCCTTGGATCCGCGTGGGGGT from Melittangium boletus DSM 14713 includes the following:
- a CDS encoding sigma-54-dependent transcriptional regulator, producing MALLFRSILIADDEPSIRHVLGLVLSELGYEVRTVADGEEALRELSARGYDVLLCDVRMPRRDGLSVLRQALVEHPSLTVVVMSAYGSQEQALEAVGAGAYDYVRKPFKPEEIVFVLRKAEERERLLRENRRLQGAGGAAAGENILGESEPMRAVMRQVERLAPVGTTVLITGESGTGKELVARALHARSPRAAMPFVAVNCGAIAAGLIESELFGHAKGAFTDARTSRRGLFSEADGGTLFLDEVGELTAPAQVKLLRVLQEGEIRPVGENRAEKVDVRVLAATLRDLGRLVERGEFREDLYYRLNVVNVRVPPLRERPGDIPLLARTFLTRFNRELNREPPVLGFGPGTEALLTAYSWPGNVRELENAMERAVLLAEGDWISPQNLPERLGFPPVRPATPAPPAAPVLQPSADANLSLKRAIRDLEESYIRAALRRTRGNRTRAAEVLEISHRALLYKLKEYGIDADAEGELG
- a CDS encoding prepilin peptidase; the encoded protein is MGLLFGSFLNVVIARVPAGESIVRPRSRCPHCGRQLTWFENIPVLSWLALRGRCRGCHAPISWRYPLIELLTAALFFACQRRFGWTPELVLALVFVLLLVPLAFIDLEHWILPQELTWPGIAAGVVLSVPLGIPRLIDSVIGAVAGFLVFWAMEWLGEKIFKKEALGAGDKDLLALIGAFLSWKALLGVIFLSSLQGAVVGSVMLLIYGRAGPAPEEDTDAAPAPTPEADAPAALEAVPGPEATPPEAAREEEEEDDWVPGPTNIPFGPWLAVAALEVMLLGPWLSEVLPVPMNVLLTGLR
- a CDS encoding sensor histidine kinase is translated as MKWRIASVAFLFSAVGTGLTWLTLQRPLLSLMDLVRQCVAQGALDSASLTRTLGSLPFLLGLDLVLLTAVSYAVLDFMVGRPLRRTEQVVEQLGRLELDVSLPESPGPLLSRIQRALSRMKGALREEQETTRDQLEALRAANVRLSLARTELVAAERLATVGRLAAGVAHEVGNPLAGILGYLSLARARTTEPEVREYLARIDQEVQRIDGIVRGLLEIGRPGQARLEPVDVGRVVETCVQLVKAGRDFSLVRWEFALVPGLFAWADPGSLSQIVINLLLNAVQAMEGKGVVRVSSHGEGSEATLVVEDTGPGIAAEVMPRLFEPFFTTKQPGQGTGMGLAVSLHLAESMKGRLWAENIPEGGARFCLCLPAT